One Cydia splendana chromosome 21, ilCydSple1.2, whole genome shotgun sequence genomic region harbors:
- the LOC134801042 gene encoding fumarylacetoacetate hydrolase domain-containing protein 2-like: MAGNALLGRSATLLSRTVLSSIKSHILPRETVNSASAATGIRHLSVTPATNMKLVQFSQNSNPKVRVGFLEGDNVVDINKLDCCLPSTLLGILQSGDIEKVKKLKSTKEALIPLSSVNLEAPITGMDKVLCIGLNYKDHCKEQNLTPPAVPMIFGKFPSCVVGPKDAVRLRKSTSKVDWEVELTVVIGKKASDVKAKDAFDYIAGYTVAQDISARDWQKERNAGQFLLGKAMDTFCPIGPCITTSDEIGDPQKLKIQCSVNGVVKQTSNTDQLVHKIQDVIERLTSVMTLLPGDIILTGTPGGVGMYRSPPEYLKPGDVIKSEIENIGELVTRVEAF, translated from the exons ATGGCTGGAAATGCGTTGCTGGGCCGTAGTGCTACACTGTTGTCGCGGACTGTGTTATCATCAATAAAAAGTCACATTTTACCCAGAGAAACAGTCAATAGTGCTTCGGCAGCAACCGGCATCAGACATTTGTCAGTAACTCCCGCCACAAACATGAAACTCGTTCAGTTCTCGCAGAATTCCAACCCCAAAGTAAGGGTGGGGTTTTTGGAAGGAGATAATGTTGTGGATATAAATAAATTGGACTGCTGTTTACCCTCTACCCTCTTGGGTATTTTGCAGAGTGGTGATATTGAAAAAGTGAAAAA GTTAAAATCTACAAAGGAAGCATTAATTCCGCTGTCATCAGTTAACCTCGAGGCACCAATTACTGGCATGGATAAAGTTCTTTGCATAG GCCTGAACTACAAGGACCATTGCAAGGAGCAGAACCTGACGCCTCCAGCGGTGCCGATGATCTTCGGAAAGTTTCCCAGCTGCGTCGTCGGACCTAAGGATGCGGTGCGACTGCGGAAGTCTACATCG AAAGTGGACTGGGAAGTTGAACTAACCGTAGTCATCGGCAAGAAAGCGAGCGACGTAAAGGCGAAAGACGCTTTCGACTACATTGCCGGTTACACCGTGGCTCAAGATATCAGTGCCAGAGATTGGCAGAAAGAGAGGAATGCTGGACAATTCTTGCTTGGCAAG GCGATGGATACCTTCTGCCCTATCGGGCCATGCATCACCACCAGCGACGAAATCGGTGACCCGCAGAAACTGAAGATCCAGTGCTCGGTCAACGGCGTGGTCAAACAGACCAGCAATACTGACCAGCTGGTCCATAAAATACAGGACGTCATTGAGAGACTCACCTC AGTGATGACATTATTGCCAGGGGATATTATCTTAACCGGGACCCCAGGAGGAGTAGGCATGTACCGTTCCCCCCCTGAATACCTCAAGCCCGGCGACGTCATCAAGAGCGAGATAGAGAATATCGGCGAACTCGTCACCAGAGTTGAGGCCTTCTAA